From a region of the Sulfuriferula plumbiphila genome:
- a CDS encoding LacI family transcriptional regulator, with protein MSDIRIQKTGEPDILQTSDGRLTLSVPIQIKRRSGRKLVTLPNGETAPVRPWDMAPTSIQLALARGHRWLAMLESGEAKSLKEIATREGIDNSYVSRMVNLTTLAPDIVAAILDDALPNHITLFDLAVDPPALWDEQRARIADSTPAGGH; from the coding sequence ATGAGCGACATCCGCATCCAGAAAACCGGCGAGCCGGACATCCTGCAGACCAGCGACGGCAGGCTGACCCTGTCTGTACCGATCCAGATCAAGCGCCGTAGCGGCCGCAAGCTGGTCACCTTGCCGAACGGAGAAACCGCGCCGGTCAGACCGTGGGACATGGCGCCGACCTCCATCCAGCTGGCGTTGGCCAGGGGCCACCGCTGGTTGGCGATGCTGGAATCAGGAGAAGCGAAGTCCTTGAAGGAGATCGCCACACGGGAAGGCATCGACAACAGCTACGTCAGCCGTATGGTCAACCTGACCACGCTAGCCCCCGACATCGTGGCCGCCATCCTGGACGACGCACTGCCGAACCACATCACGCTGTTTGATCTGGCGGTTGATCCGCCAGCCTTGTGGGATGAGCAGCGGGCGAGGATTGCCGACTCAACGCCAGCGGGAGGTCACTGA